In Bacillota bacterium, one DNA window encodes the following:
- a CDS encoding MFS transporter encodes MKRASSHRPLATAALVLAMCLAAVEATIVATAMPSIVAALGGFAAYSWVFSAYLLAEAVSIPLYGKLADLFGRKPVFLLGMALFLAGTVLCGLARSMSQLIAFRCVQGLGAGAVMPVAATIVGDLYSPEERPKVQGALNSVWAVASVAGPVLGGFILEHLAWPWIFFVNVPFGLASAALLMLFFREAVTKTRVRVDYAGAAALTPAIAALMVVLVQGGTAWPWRSWPTLLLAAVCAGCTALFVRVERRAPEPLLPLDVLQDRTILLSNAGGLLGGGLAYALSSFVPTFAQGVLGVPATAAGLLVTVVSLGWPLASVLTGPAWRAWGQPRTAVLGSLFLVASGALLASAGAGTSPWQLGAASFAMGMGLGFTQTTYLVIVQSRVGWDRRGVVTSSHMFARILGSTVWVALLGGVLNQRLQQRLLGVSASTFAGGDVGPAGLDIVALLLDFERREQLGPEVFQQLQAALAGGVHAVFVVMWLTAAAALAVACLLPREAGQAFGASASRSRPEAAPPRRPPAAGG; translated from the coding sequence ATGAAGCGGGCAAGTTCGCATCGGCCGCTGGCTACGGCGGCGCTGGTGCTGGCGATGTGTCTGGCCGCGGTGGAAGCGACCATCGTGGCCACGGCGATGCCGTCTATTGTTGCGGCGCTGGGCGGCTTCGCCGCGTACAGCTGGGTCTTTTCCGCCTATTTGCTGGCGGAAGCGGTATCCATTCCCCTGTACGGCAAGCTGGCGGACCTGTTCGGCCGCAAGCCGGTGTTCCTGCTGGGGATGGCGCTCTTTCTCGCCGGGACGGTGCTGTGCGGCCTCGCCAGGTCGATGTCGCAGCTCATCGCCTTCCGGTGCGTGCAGGGCCTGGGGGCAGGCGCGGTAATGCCCGTCGCCGCTACGATCGTCGGCGACTTGTACTCCCCCGAAGAGCGGCCCAAGGTGCAAGGCGCGCTGAACAGCGTCTGGGCGGTGGCGTCGGTGGCGGGACCGGTGCTGGGCGGCTTTATCCTGGAACATCTCGCCTGGCCCTGGATCTTTTTTGTCAACGTGCCCTTCGGACTGGCTTCCGCGGCTCTGCTCATGCTGTTTTTCCGTGAAGCGGTGACGAAAACCCGCGTGCGCGTCGACTACGCCGGCGCGGCCGCCCTGACGCCCGCGATCGCGGCCTTAATGGTCGTCCTGGTGCAAGGCGGAACGGCGTGGCCGTGGCGGTCGTGGCCTACGCTGCTGTTGGCGGCCGTCTGCGCCGGGTGCACGGCGCTGTTCGTGCGGGTCGAGCGGCGGGCGCCCGAACCGTTGCTGCCTCTGGACGTGCTGCAAGACCGCACCATCTTGTTGTCCAATGCGGGGGGCCTGTTGGGCGGTGGCTTGGCTTACGCGCTGTCATCGTTCGTGCCCACCTTCGCCCAAGGCGTGCTGGGCGTGCCGGCCACGGCCGCGGGCCTGCTGGTGACGGTGGTGTCGCTGGGCTGGCCGTTGGCCAGCGTCCTGACGGGCCCGGCCTGGCGCGCCTGGGGCCAGCCGCGCACAGCGGTGCTAGGCTCGCTGTTCCTCGTGGCCAGCGGCGCGCTGCTGGCGTCGGCCGGCGCCGGCACTTCACCCTGGCAGTTGGGCGCCGCCAGCTTCGCCATGGGCATGGGCCTCGGCTTTACCCAAACCACGTACCTCGTCATCGTCCAATCCCGGGTCGGCTGGGACCGGCGCGGAGTCGTCACCAGCTCGCACATGTTTGCCCGCATTCTCGGCAGCACGGTCTGGGTGGCCCTGCTCGGAGGCGTCTTGAACCAGCGCTTGCAGCAGCGCTTGCTGGGCGTGTCCGCCAGCACTTTCGCCGGAGGCGACGTCGGACCGGCGGGGCTGGACATTGTCGCCTTGCTGCTGGATTTCGAGCGCCGGGAGCAGCTGGGCCCGGAAGTGTTCCAGCAGCTGCAGGCTGCGCTGGCCGGCGGCGTTCACGCGGTGTTCGTCGTCATGTGGCTGACCGCCGCGGCCGCGCTGGCCGTCGCCTGCCTGTTGCCGCGCGAGGCTGGGCAAGCGTTCGGCGCGAGCGCCAGCCGTTCCCGCCCGGAAGCGGCACCTCCGCGCCGTCCGCCGGCCGCCGGCGGATAG
- a CDS encoding cold-shock protein — MQYGTVKWFNAEKGYGFIEREDGQGDVFVHFSAINAEGYRTLVEGQRVSFEVTQDVKGPRATNVTVIG, encoded by the coding sequence TTGCAATACGGGACGGTCAAATGGTTTAACGCGGAGAAGGGTTACGGGTTCATCGAGCGGGAGGACGGTCAAGGAGACGTGTTCGTGCACTTCTCCGCGATCAACGCCGAGGGTTACCGGACCCTGGTCGAGGGTCAGCGAGTCTCGTTCGAGGTGACCCAGGACGTCAAAGGTCCTCGCGCGACGAACGTGACGGTCATCGGCTAA
- a CDS encoding protein tyrosine phosphatase encodes MASCAALSSPFSENDTCDPIFKTLHSPGTSLSNSFHAARLNPFPRRAILGRERWLPVKKRVLFVCLGNICRSPMAEAMFRKKVEEEGLAEVFEIDSAGIGNWHVGEGPDPRAVRAAARYGVAVTHKARQVSRDELDKWDMIVVMDQSNYEAILALGAPADRVRKLRDFDPQGPGDVADPYYGGEESFDETYRTIERCLPGLLKALL; translated from the coding sequence ATGGCCTCTTGTGCCGCGCTCAGCAGTCCCTTCTCGGAAAACGACACGTGCGACCCTATCTTCAAGACGCTGCACTCCCCCGGTACTTCGCTCTCCAACTCGTTCCACGCTGCCCGGCTGAACCCTTTCCCGCGCCGTGCTATACTGGGTCGGGAAAGGTGGTTGCCTGTGAAAAAGAGAGTGTTGTTCGTCTGTTTGGGCAACATTTGCCGCTCGCCCATGGCCGAAGCGATGTTTCGCAAGAAGGTGGAGGAGGAAGGCCTCGCCGAGGTTTTCGAAATCGACTCGGCGGGGATCGGCAACTGGCACGTGGGCGAAGGGCCCGATCCACGAGCCGTCCGCGCGGCCGCTCGCTACGGCGTGGCCGTGACGCACAAGGCGCGGCAAGTGTCCCGGGATGAGCTGGACAAGTGGGACATGATCGTCGTCATGGACCAGTCCAACTACGAAGCCATCCTCGCGCTCGGGGCGCCGGCGGACCGCGTGCGCAAGCTGCGGGATTTCGACCCGCAGGGCCCGGGCGACGTGGCCGATCCGTACTACGGCGGCGAGGAGAGTTTTGACGAAACGTACCGGACGATCGAGCGCTGCTTGCCGGGGCTGTTGAAAGCGCTCCTGTAA
- a CDS encoding deoxyribonuclease IV, translating to MLPKQTNNTLFFTGNHLSRPSIARRGKGFSRAAWNELESEVPGECSVLKIGSHVSFSEKGLLSAAQEAISYGATTFMIYTGAPQNTRRKPMEEQYVPEGLALMKEHGIDEIVVHAPYIINLASHKTDTFRLAVEFLQSEIQRTAYLGVENLVLHPGAFTEKDLYYGIRRIAEGLDEVLSAAKNVNIALETMAGKGTEIGRTFEELAAIIEKTSANDRLRVCLDTCHVHDAGYDIVNDFDGVVEQFDRIIGLDRLTVIHINDSKNPRGARKDRHAPIGSGYIGFDAIYRIVHHEVAAGKPIILETPWIGKEEATKRPMYEAEIALLSDNADKRFGPAFREDVAKLRAFLRDVCGEEAGVGGNGREYVLAAWAVLHDKKQRSADKREPMERLYDLVVEHDLFPGYTEEQINMRLIGYFAGL from the coding sequence ATGTTGCCCAAACAGACGAACAACACTCTCTTTTTCACAGGCAACCACCTTTCCCGACCCAGTATAGCACGGCGCGGGAAAGGGTTCAGCCGGGCAGCGTGGAACGAGTTGGAGAGCGAAGTACCGGGGGAGTGCAGCGTCTTGAAGATAGGGTCGCACGTGTCGTTTTCCGAGAAGGGACTGCTGAGCGCGGCACAAGAGGCCATCAGCTACGGAGCCACCACGTTCATGATTTACACGGGCGCGCCGCAGAACACGCGCCGCAAGCCCATGGAGGAGCAGTACGTGCCGGAAGGGCTGGCGCTGATGAAGGAGCACGGCATCGACGAAATCGTCGTGCACGCGCCCTACATCATCAACCTGGCTTCGCACAAGACCGACACGTTCCGGCTGGCCGTCGAGTTTTTGCAGAGCGAAATCCAGCGGACCGCGTACCTGGGCGTGGAGAACCTCGTGCTTCACCCCGGGGCGTTTACCGAAAAGGACCTGTACTACGGCATCCGGCGCATCGCGGAAGGGCTGGACGAGGTGCTGAGCGCCGCGAAAAACGTCAATATCGCGCTGGAGACCATGGCGGGCAAAGGGACCGAGATCGGCCGGACGTTTGAGGAGCTGGCGGCCATCATCGAGAAAACGTCGGCCAACGACCGGCTGCGGGTCTGCCTGGACACGTGCCACGTGCACGACGCCGGCTACGACATCGTCAACGATTTCGACGGCGTCGTGGAGCAGTTCGACCGCATCATCGGGCTGGATCGGCTGACGGTCATCCACATCAACGACAGCAAGAATCCCCGCGGCGCCCGCAAAGATCGGCACGCGCCCATCGGCTCGGGGTACATCGGCTTCGACGCCATCTACCGCATCGTCCACCACGAAGTGGCGGCGGGCAAGCCGATCATTCTCGAAACACCCTGGATCGGCAAGGAAGAAGCGACCAAGCGGCCGATGTATGAAGCCGAGATCGCGCTGCTGTCGGACAACGCGGACAAGCGCTTCGGGCCGGCTTTCCGGGAGGATGTGGCGAAGCTGCGCGCGTTCCTGCGGGATGTCTGCGGCGAGGAAGCCGGTGTTGGCGGCAATGGGCGGGAGTACGTGCTGGCCGCGTGGGCGGTGCTGCACGACAAGAAGCAGCGCTCGGCGGACAAGCGGGAGCCCATGGAGCGCCTCTACGACCTCGTGGTCGAACACGATCTGTTCCCGGGGTACACGGAAGAGCAGATCAACATGCGGCTGATCGGCTACTTCGCCGGGTTGTGA
- a CDS encoding spermidine/putrescine ABC transporter ATP-binding protein, with amino-acid sequence MEAKERARHGCAAKGAWPADAGVRGDAAGPWGEDPAGASGAASEAACGVQLVGIRKRFGTVTAVDDVSLAVREGELLAIVGPSGCGKTTLLRIIAGLEQPDAGRVFIQGKDVSRMPPERRDVGFVFQQFALFPNMTVAGNVEYGLKRRGVPAAERKRRVEEILSMVGLERLGQRRPDQLSAGQQQRVALARALAPRPKTLLLDEPLSALDAAIRVRLREELRQMQRRLGITTILVTHDQEEALAVADRVAVMNEGRLEQVGTPWDLYDRPQTLFVARFIGRGNLFPARVEGERVEVEGFGPVPKSALPDGPIVPDGPAQVLVRPEAVIVQMEDDVAAAQAGAAREQLAVGARAQLTAAARLADVTFGGERSLLTLTLEALPERTVLAAAPSVWAQRLAQRRGQRVTVVIPADALRLLPEH; translated from the coding sequence ATGGAAGCTAAGGAAAGGGCGCGGCATGGCTGCGCAGCGAAGGGCGCCTGGCCGGCGGACGCCGGCGTGCGCGGCGACGCCGCGGGCCCGTGGGGGGAAGACCCTGCCGGCGCTTCGGGCGCTGCTTCGGAGGCCGCCTGCGGCGTGCAGCTGGTGGGTATCCGCAAGCGGTTCGGGACTGTGACGGCGGTGGACGACGTCAGCCTGGCGGTCCGGGAGGGAGAGCTGCTGGCTATCGTCGGCCCGTCGGGCTGCGGCAAGACGACGCTCTTGCGCATCATTGCCGGCCTGGAGCAGCCGGATGCGGGCCGCGTGTTCATTCAAGGAAAAGACGTTTCGCGGATGCCCCCCGAGCGCCGCGACGTGGGCTTCGTCTTTCAGCAGTTCGCCTTGTTTCCGAACATGACGGTGGCGGGCAATGTGGAGTACGGCCTGAAGCGGCGGGGCGTGCCGGCGGCCGAGCGGAAGCGCCGCGTGGAAGAAATTTTGTCCATGGTAGGGCTGGAGCGGCTGGGGCAGCGCCGGCCCGACCAGCTCAGCGCGGGCCAGCAGCAACGGGTGGCACTGGCACGGGCGTTGGCGCCCCGCCCGAAAACCTTGCTGCTCGACGAGCCGTTGTCGGCGCTGGACGCGGCCATCCGCGTGCGGCTGCGGGAGGAGCTGCGGCAGATGCAGCGCCGGCTCGGGATCACGACGATTCTGGTTACCCACGACCAGGAGGAGGCGCTGGCCGTCGCTGACCGGGTGGCCGTCATGAACGAAGGGCGCCTCGAGCAAGTGGGCACGCCGTGGGACTTGTACGATCGGCCACAGACGCTGTTCGTGGCGCGCTTCATCGGGCGGGGCAATCTGTTTCCGGCCCGCGTCGAAGGCGAGCGGGTGGAGGTCGAAGGGTTCGGGCCAGTGCCCAAGTCCGCGCTGCCGGACGGGCCGATTGTGCCGGACGGCCCAGCGCAAGTCTTGGTGCGCCCGGAAGCTGTCATCGTGCAGATGGAGGACGACGTCGCGGCAGCGCAAGCCGGCGCGGCGCGAGAGCAACTGGCCGTTGGGGCGCGGGCACAGCTTACCGCTGCGGCGCGCCTGGCCGACGTCACGTTCGGCGGCGAGCGCTCGCTACTCACCCTGACGCTGGAGGCGCTTCCGGAGCGCACCGTGCTGGCGGCGGCCCCCAGCGTCTGGGCGCAGCGGCTGGCCCAGCGCCGCGGCCAGCGCGTCACCGTCGTCATCCCGGCCGACGCCTTGCGCCTCCTGCCGGAACATTAG
- a CDS encoding iron ABC transporter permease, protein MGARDGGTIKRDSAALLALGPRAGRSAGLGAQAPGERRRLGLAALLLLPAAALLTLIFYIPVGIALLEGFRAEPGSSALSLRRFADLLTDPYILGLLRFTAWQAFLSALLSVVIGVPLGYLLANRTFPGKSLLASLTMVPFVMPAITVALGFLLMYGTNGWFNATLNALFGFKVQVLHTLWAILLAHAFYNAPLVARMTQGAWERLDPALEESARTLGAGPLTVWRTVTLPAVLPGILSGAVLAFIYCFMSFPIVLSLGGARYATLEVEIFTLMRVLLDYEMAAALAAVQAAVSLLFAYVFLRMEGRVPYLFASARARRPSPVTASRLRDAWVWLLLAALIVFFGGPLASIVADSVRDGAGGTTLQAYQRIFTATHDFHLGAPPLRTIQNSLRFAAVAAALALTAGVCFVYGTVRVLRKPLPFLETLSLAPVAVSSVALAYGISVAFRGPLHFIPQELRIPLVHAVLGFPFVVRAFRPVLQGVDVRLVEAARTLGASRWRAFVDVELPMALTGLLVAFALSFGLSVSETSATLMLARPHEMTMPVSVYRFLAARDFRSASAMAVLLMAVTGGVFLLSEMLSGWLRRRWQGGSVHGS, encoded by the coding sequence ATGGGCGCGCGTGATGGCGGGACGATAAAGCGGGACAGCGCGGCGCTCCTTGCACTGGGACCGCGGGCGGGGAGAAGCGCCGGCCTTGGCGCGCAGGCGCCAGGGGAGCGGCGCCGTCTCGGGCTGGCGGCGCTGCTTCTTCTCCCCGCCGCCGCCCTGCTGACCCTCATTTTTTACATTCCCGTCGGCATCGCGCTTCTGGAAGGCTTCCGGGCGGAGCCGGGCAGTTCGGCGCTGTCGCTGCGGCGCTTCGCGGACCTGCTGACGGATCCGTACATCCTTGGCCTTCTCCGCTTTACCGCCTGGCAGGCGTTCTTGTCGGCCCTGCTCAGCGTCGTCATCGGCGTGCCGCTAGGCTACCTGCTGGCCAACCGGACATTTCCCGGGAAATCGCTCTTGGCCTCGCTGACCATGGTGCCCTTCGTCATGCCCGCCATCACGGTGGCCCTCGGATTTCTGCTCATGTACGGGACCAACGGCTGGTTCAACGCGACGCTGAACGCGCTGTTCGGCTTCAAAGTGCAGGTGCTGCACACGCTGTGGGCGATTCTGCTGGCGCACGCCTTCTACAACGCCCCGCTGGTGGCGCGCATGACGCAGGGCGCGTGGGAGCGGCTGGACCCGGCGCTGGAGGAGAGCGCCCGCACGCTGGGAGCCGGGCCGCTGACCGTGTGGCGCACCGTTACGCTGCCGGCCGTGCTGCCCGGCATTTTGAGCGGCGCAGTGCTGGCGTTCATTTATTGTTTCATGAGCTTTCCCATTGTCTTGTCGCTCGGCGGCGCCCGCTACGCCACGCTGGAAGTGGAAATTTTCACGCTGATGCGGGTGCTGCTGGACTACGAGATGGCCGCCGCGCTGGCTGCCGTGCAGGCCGCCGTGTCGCTGCTGTTCGCGTACGTCTTCCTGCGCATGGAAGGCCGCGTGCCGTATCTATTCGCTTCGGCGCGAGCGCGCAGGCCTTCGCCGGTCACGGCCTCCCGCCTGCGGGACGCGTGGGTGTGGCTGCTGCTGGCGGCGCTCATCGTGTTTTTCGGCGGGCCGTTGGCCAGCATCGTCGCCGACTCCGTGCGGGACGGCGCGGGCGGGACGACGCTGCAAGCGTATCAGCGCATTTTCACCGCGACGCACGATTTCCACCTGGGCGCGCCGCCCCTGCGGACCATTCAGAACAGCCTGCGTTTCGCCGCCGTGGCAGCCGCGCTGGCCCTGACGGCGGGCGTCTGTTTCGTCTACGGCACGGTGCGGGTGCTCCGTAAGCCGCTGCCGTTCTTGGAGACGCTGTCGCTGGCGCCGGTCGCCGTGTCGTCGGTGGCGCTGGCCTACGGCATCTCGGTCGCCTTCCGCGGCCCCTTGCACTTCATCCCGCAGGAGCTGCGCATTCCGCTGGTCCACGCGGTGCTGGGCTTTCCGTTCGTCGTCCGGGCGTTTCGCCCGGTGTTGCAAGGGGTGGACGTGCGGCTGGTGGAAGCGGCGCGCACGCTGGGCGCCAGCCGCTGGCGGGCGTTCGTCGACGTAGAGCTGCCCATGGCGCTGACGGGGTTGTTGGTGGCCTTCGCGCTTTCCTTCGGCCTCAGCGTCAGCGAAACGTCGGCCACGCTGATGCTGGCGCGTCCCCACGAGATGACGATGCCGGTCAGCGTCTATCGCTTCTTGGCCGCCCGGGATTTTCGCAGCGCGTCGGCCATGGCGGTGCTGCTGATGGCGGTCACGGGTGGCGTGTTCTTGCTCTCGGAAATGTTGTCCGGCTGGCTGCGGCGCCGCTGGCAAGGGGGATCGGTCCATGGAAGCTAA
- a CDS encoding thiamine ABC transporter substrate-binding protein produces the protein MSRVTSALAWSRRRWLRSTVLVLALSVVASALVGLFAAQALAQETKQRLVVYTYDSLASGPAQIIKEGFEARYPDVEVVFIAPGSSGETLARLIAELDAGGTDADVLIGISDTMLPRALERGVFMPLDRSLLPNLAKVPADLDFDKTGHVVPFDTGYVTLIYDSHVLREDELPRSLEDLTDPRFRGKIIAIDPRTSSVGHAFLMWTIAEYGDPGYLDYWRRLAPNLLTVTSGWSTAYSYYEAGEAPIMVSYSTDTAYGVMYANSDRSRVLTPAGQGYRQIEAAGIVAGTDVPELAHRFLDYLLSVEVQQMIPTTNWMFPVNAETPLPEVWQEYAVVPANPVRLDAELIAKNEERWLREWARVMAGR, from the coding sequence ATGTCTCGCGTGACGTCTGCCCTCGCTTGGTCCCGCCGTCGCTGGCTGCGTTCCACGGTCTTGGTCCTGGCACTTTCGGTCGTCGCGTCGGCTCTCGTTGGTCTTTTCGCCGCACAAGCGCTGGCCCAGGAGACCAAACAGCGCCTCGTGGTGTACACGTACGACTCGCTGGCGTCGGGCCCGGCGCAGATCATCAAGGAAGGGTTTGAGGCGCGGTATCCGGACGTGGAGGTCGTTTTTATCGCGCCCGGGTCCTCGGGCGAGACGCTGGCGCGCCTTATCGCGGAACTGGACGCAGGCGGAACCGACGCCGACGTGTTGATCGGCATCAGCGACACCATGCTGCCGCGGGCACTTGAGCGCGGCGTGTTTATGCCGCTGGACCGGTCGCTGCTGCCCAATCTGGCTAAGGTACCGGCCGATCTGGATTTTGACAAGACGGGCCACGTCGTTCCGTTCGACACCGGCTACGTTACGCTGATTTACGACAGCCACGTGCTGCGCGAAGACGAACTGCCGAGGAGCCTGGAAGACCTGACCGATCCGCGCTTCCGCGGCAAGATCATCGCCATAGACCCGCGGACTTCGTCGGTCGGGCACGCCTTCCTGATGTGGACTATCGCCGAGTACGGCGATCCGGGCTACCTCGACTACTGGCGCCGGCTCGCGCCCAATTTGCTGACGGTGACCAGCGGCTGGTCCACGGCGTACAGCTATTACGAAGCCGGCGAAGCGCCTATCATGGTATCGTATTCCACCGACACGGCGTACGGGGTCATGTACGCCAACAGCGATCGGTCTCGCGTGCTGACGCCGGCCGGGCAGGGATACCGGCAGATTGAGGCGGCGGGCATCGTGGCCGGTACCGACGTGCCGGAGCTGGCCCACCGGTTCCTTGACTATTTGCTGTCGGTCGAAGTGCAGCAGATGATTCCGACGACCAACTGGATGTTCCCGGTGAACGCGGAGACGCCGCTGCCTGAAGTGTGGCAGGAGTATGCGGTTGTTCCCGCCAATCCGGTGCGCCTGGACGCGGAACTCATCGCGAAAAACGAGGAACGCTGGTTGCGAGAATGGGCGCGCGTGATGGCGGGACGATAA
- a CDS encoding DNA polymerase IV translates to MDAFFAQVEMLDHPEYRGKPLVVGGTRDSRRGVVSTASYEARKYGIRSAMPIRRAVELCPDAIFVPPRMSRYQEVSRQIFAVLDTFSPLVEPLSIDEAFLDMTGCEHFYKDAEHMGRELKRRIFEATGLTASVGVAPNKFIAKLASDRQKPDGLVIVPLAAVDDFLLPLPVEAIWGVGPKTAARLRSAGMQTVKDVRERPLEALVALLGHALAVHVRELAFGRDERPVEPESEAKSIGRETTFEEDVPDGPELRAVLARLVASVGTRLRKHGMYARTVTVKIRYPDFETHTKSRSLPYAFRDDDTIFREASRLLDEFRLRKPLRLLGVYVSQLQQAAQMSLFEQRADRLSDVLDALNEKLGGRVVRRGREL, encoded by the coding sequence ATGGACGCGTTTTTCGCGCAAGTCGAAATGCTGGACCACCCTGAGTACCGCGGCAAGCCGCTGGTGGTGGGCGGCACGCGGGATAGCCGCCGGGGCGTGGTCTCGACCGCTTCGTATGAGGCGCGAAAATACGGGATCCGGTCGGCCATGCCCATCCGCCGCGCCGTGGAACTGTGTCCCGACGCCATCTTCGTGCCGCCTCGCATGTCCCGCTACCAAGAAGTGAGCCGCCAGATCTTCGCCGTGCTGGACACCTTCAGCCCCCTCGTGGAGCCCCTCTCCATCGACGAAGCGTTCCTCGACATGACGGGCTGTGAGCACTTTTACAAAGACGCGGAGCACATGGGCCGGGAACTGAAGCGACGCATCTTCGAAGCCACTGGCCTGACGGCCTCGGTCGGCGTGGCGCCCAACAAGTTCATCGCCAAACTGGCGTCGGACCGGCAAAAGCCGGACGGGCTCGTCATCGTGCCTTTGGCGGCGGTGGACGATTTCCTGCTGCCTCTTCCCGTCGAGGCCATCTGGGGTGTCGGGCCGAAGACGGCTGCGCGGCTGCGCAGTGCCGGCATGCAAACGGTGAAAGACGTGCGCGAGCGGCCGCTGGAGGCGCTGGTGGCGCTGCTGGGGCATGCGTTGGCCGTGCACGTGCGGGAGCTGGCGTTCGGGCGGGATGAGCGGCCGGTGGAGCCGGAGTCGGAAGCCAAGTCCATCGGGCGGGAGACGACGTTCGAGGAGGACGTGCCCGACGGCCCTGAACTGCGGGCGGTGCTGGCGCGGCTGGTAGCCAGCGTGGGCACCAGGCTGCGCAAGCATGGGATGTACGCCCGGACCGTGACGGTGAAAATTCGCTATCCGGACTTTGAAACCCACACGAAAAGCCGGAGCCTGCCGTATGCGTTCCGTGACGACGACACCATCTTTCGCGAAGCGTCGCGGCTGCTGGACGAATTCCGCCTGCGCAAGCCGCTGCGCCTGCTGGGCGTCTACGTGTCGCAGCTGCAGCAAGCGGCGCAGATGTCGCTGTTCGAACAACGCGCGGATCGCCTCAGCGACGTGCTGGACGCCCTCAACGAAAAACTGGGCGGGCGCGTCGTGCGGCGAGGAAGGGAGTTGTAA
- a CDS encoding alpha/beta hydrolase encodes MPTRPVFSQRRRRGALWRWLGVLALLVVAGVVGVSVYVGWSLSHAPRRPVDATPAALGLAFEAVEFPATDGLVLRGWFLPAARAGAAPVAPEGGVAEGAENVPAPSVTGGVSPYTIIFAHGFRSNRLERGVPALELARSFVNAGFNVLLFDFRNHGESDGNVTTLGYHEVKDIYGAVRWLRETRPQQAQRIGLIGFSMGAVTSILAAAGEPAIDAVVADSPFSDLRSYLQVNMPVWTGLPNVPFTWTIMALLPPLIDLDVDAVSPVAVMPTLRQPVLLVHTDGDRAIPVGESERLAVAGRPESTTLWVVRGDRHVGARSVDPATYDARVIEFFRTAFSAGE; translated from the coding sequence ATGCCGACGAGGCCTGTGTTTTCGCAGCGCCGGCGGCGCGGCGCGCTGTGGCGCTGGCTCGGGGTCTTGGCCTTGCTTGTCGTCGCTGGTGTGGTCGGCGTGTCGGTTTACGTAGGCTGGAGCTTGTCTCATGCTCCGCGCCGTCCGGTCGACGCAACGCCGGCCGCGCTGGGGCTGGCCTTTGAGGCGGTGGAGTTTCCGGCGACGGACGGGCTCGTGCTGCGCGGCTGGTTTCTGCCGGCGGCGAGAGCCGGCGCCGCGCCGGTAGCGCCGGAGGGCGGTGTCGCCGAGGGGGCTGAGAACGTCCCGGCGCCTTCCGTAACCGGAGGCGTCAGCCCGTACACGATCATTTTCGCCCATGGCTTTCGCAGCAACCGCCTGGAGCGGGGCGTGCCGGCGCTGGAGCTGGCGCGGTCGTTCGTCAACGCCGGCTTCAATGTCCTCCTGTTTGATTTCCGCAATCACGGCGAGTCGGACGGCAACGTCACCACGCTGGGCTACCACGAGGTGAAGGATATTTACGGCGCCGTGCGGTGGCTGCGGGAGACGCGGCCGCAGCAGGCCCAGCGCATCGGCCTCATCGGCTTCTCTATGGGCGCGGTCACGTCGATCCTGGCGGCCGCGGGCGAGCCGGCCATCGACGCGGTGGTGGCGGACAGCCCGTTCAGCGACCTGCGCTCATACTTGCAGGTCAACATGCCGGTCTGGACGGGCTTGCCCAACGTGCCTTTCACGTGGACGATTATGGCGCTTTTGCCGCCGCTCATCGACCTGGACGTGGACGCGGTGAGCCCGGTGGCGGTCATGCCCACGTTGCGGCAGCCGGTGCTGCTCGTTCACACCGACGGCGATCGGGCCATTCCGGTCGGCGAGAGCGAGCGGCTGGCGGTGGCGGGGCGGCCCGAGTCGACGACGCTGTGGGTCGTGCGGGGCGACCGGCACGTGGGGGCGCGGTCGGTAGACCCGGCCACGTACGACGCGCGAGTTATCGAGTTCTTCCGCACGGCCTTTAGCGCGGGCGAGTGA
- a CDS encoding amino acid ABC transporter ATP-binding protein has product MSGQLEKAGRTGAPAADASPEDIIIVENLHKWYGDFHVLRGINVRVRRGEKVVICGPSGSGKSTFIRTLNGLESHEEGRIIVNGTELTSNMKNIEKVREETGMVFQQFNLFPHLTVLQNITLGPIWVRKMKKQEAVELAMRLLERVGIPDQADKYPSQLSGGQQQRVAIARALAMQPKVMLFDEPTSALDPEMIHEVLDVMRELAHSGMTMLVVTHEMGFAREVADRILFFDKGEIVEEGPPEEFFNNPKTERAKLFLSQILHH; this is encoded by the coding sequence TTGAGCGGACAGCTTGAGAAGGCCGGACGTACCGGCGCACCCGCGGCTGACGCCTCGCCGGAGGACATCATCATCGTCGAGAACCTGCACAAGTGGTACGGGGACTTTCACGTGCTGCGGGGCATCAACGTGCGGGTGCGCCGCGGCGAGAAAGTGGTCATCTGCGGCCCGTCGGGTTCCGGCAAGTCCACGTTCATCCGCACCCTCAACGGCCTTGAATCGCACGAGGAAGGGCGCATCATCGTCAACGGAACCGAGCTCACCAGCAACATGAAGAACATCGAGAAGGTGCGGGAAGAGACGGGCATGGTGTTCCAGCAGTTCAACCTGTTCCCGCACCTGACGGTGTTGCAAAACATCACGCTGGGGCCCATCTGGGTGCGCAAGATGAAGAAGCAGGAGGCCGTCGAGCTGGCCATGCGGCTGCTGGAGCGGGTCGGCATTCCGGATCAGGCGGACAAGTACCCGTCGCAGCTGTCGGGCGGGCAGCAGCAGCGGGTGGCTATCGCGCGGGCGCTGGCCATGCAGCCGAAAGTCATGTTGTTCGACGAGCCCACCAGCGCGCTGGACCCGGAGATGATCCACGAGGTGCTGGACGTCATGCGGGAGCTGGCGCATTCGGGTATGACGATGCTGGTCGTGACGCACGAGATGGGCTTCGCCCGCGAGGTGGCGGACCGGATCCTCTTCTTCGACAAGGGCGAAATCGTCGAAGAAGGGCCGCCGGAGGAGTTTTTCAACAATCCGAAGACGGAACGGGCGAAGTTGTTCTTGTCGCAGATTTTACACCACTAG